One window of the Thermasporomyces composti genome contains the following:
- a CDS encoding serine hydrolase domain-containing protein, which translates to MSVRFWRPLPRRLRVGAVVAVLLAGSLAGLVHDTPATAVAVPSDQVTSHGPGAGRGHGRGFDEPAVGFAPPSTRLVPATPEEVGLNTAEIEGMLADLRAYLEAPSDGRPLYPGAVVLAAHDGKIVVHEAMGHAVKYADANGTELPADQQVPMRPDTIFDMASISKLFTSIVVMQQVEAGRIDLDAPVASYLPTFATNGKESITVRQLLTHTSGLPSWRRLWDYPDRESRIRAALEVAPKAPPQTLYEYSDLNLITLGVLVEKVSGKPLDVLVREGITEPLGMVDTGYNPPAAKLDRIAATEYQTDPPRGMVRGSVHDENAWSLGGVAGHAGIFSTANDLAILAQTILNGGTYQRQRILRRESVAQMLADYNEAFPGHAHGLGFELDQRFYMGALSAPSTAGHTGFTGTSIVIDPLSRSFVILLTNRVHPRREWSNVNPARRVVADRLAQALAVTPRRGRTAWYTGRDDATTATLTLPVRLRTDRTRLAFDLFVDTEDSDRLTLEISRGETWEPLPFVVASRGRVSEHDGVISGFTGRVWQVARAEIDGPPGEVRIRWRFTSDPSQRGRGVYVDGVRLGDAEGTLFDGEREPDAFLADGWVQADR; encoded by the coding sequence ATGTCGGTACGGTTCTGGCGTCCGCTGCCGCGGCGCCTCCGCGTCGGCGCGGTGGTCGCAGTGCTGCTCGCGGGGTCGCTGGCGGGGCTGGTCCACGACACGCCGGCCACGGCCGTCGCCGTGCCCAGCGATCAGGTGACCTCTCACGGACCGGGAGCTGGACGCGGGCACGGACGGGGTTTCGACGAGCCGGCGGTAGGCTTCGCGCCGCCGTCGACGCGGCTCGTCCCCGCGACACCAGAGGAGGTTGGTCTGAACACCGCCGAGATCGAGGGAATGCTCGCCGACCTGCGCGCCTACCTGGAGGCGCCCTCGGACGGACGGCCGCTCTACCCCGGCGCCGTCGTGCTCGCCGCGCACGACGGAAAGATCGTGGTGCACGAGGCGATGGGGCACGCCGTCAAGTATGCGGACGCCAACGGCACCGAGCTGCCGGCTGACCAGCAGGTGCCGATGCGGCCGGACACGATCTTCGACATGGCGAGCATCTCCAAGCTGTTCACCTCGATCGTGGTGATGCAGCAGGTGGAGGCCGGCCGCATCGACCTCGACGCGCCCGTGGCGTCGTACCTGCCCACCTTCGCCACGAACGGCAAGGAGTCCATCACCGTTCGTCAGCTGCTCACGCACACGTCGGGTCTGCCGTCGTGGAGGCGGCTGTGGGACTACCCCGACCGGGAGTCCCGGATCCGCGCGGCGCTCGAGGTGGCCCCGAAGGCGCCGCCGCAGACCCTCTACGAGTACTCCGACCTGAACCTCATCACGCTCGGCGTGCTCGTCGAGAAGGTCAGCGGCAAGCCGCTCGACGTGCTGGTGCGGGAGGGCATCACCGAGCCGCTCGGCATGGTGGACACCGGCTACAACCCGCCCGCCGCCAAGCTGGACCGGATCGCCGCGACGGAGTACCAGACCGATCCGCCGCGTGGCATGGTGCGGGGCAGCGTCCACGACGAGAACGCCTGGTCCCTCGGTGGCGTCGCGGGGCACGCGGGGATCTTCTCGACTGCGAACGACCTCGCGATCCTGGCGCAGACCATCCTGAACGGTGGCACCTACCAGCGGCAGCGGATCCTGCGGCGGGAGTCCGTCGCCCAGATGCTGGCCGACTACAACGAAGCGTTCCCGGGGCACGCACACGGGCTCGGGTTCGAGCTCGACCAACGCTTCTACATGGGGGCGTTGTCCGCTCCGTCGACCGCCGGGCACACCGGGTTCACCGGCACCTCGATCGTGATCGACCCGCTGTCGCGGTCGTTCGTGATCCTGTTGACGAACCGCGTTCACCCACGGCGGGAGTGGAGCAACGTCAACCCGGCTCGGCGAGTCGTCGCCGACCGTCTCGCGCAGGCGCTCGCGGTCACCCCGCGGCGTGGGCGTACGGCGTGGTACACCGGGCGGGACGACGCCACCACCGCGACCCTCACGTTGCCGGTGCGACTGAGGACTGACCGCACCCGGCTGGCCTTCGATCTGTTCGTTGACACCGAGGACAGCGACCGACTGACCTTGGAGATCTCCCGCGGCGAGACGTGGGAGCCGTTGCCGTTCGTCGTCGCGAGCCGTGGCCGGGTCAGCGAGCACGACGGCGTGATCTCCGGCTTCACCGGACGGGTGTGGCAGGTGGCCCGTGCGGAGATCGACGGTCCTCCGGGTGAGGTGCGGATCCGCTGGCGGTTCACGAGCGACCCTTCGCAGCGCGGTCGGGGGGTCTATGTCGACGGCGTCCGCCTGGGTGATGCCGAGGGCACGCTGTTCGACGGTGAGCGGGAGCCGGACGCGTTCCTCGCGGACGGTTGGGTTCAGGCGGACCGTTGA
- a CDS encoding MurR/RpiR family transcriptional regulator: MAKKSKDPEADPIAEGVVVRIRAVAPSLSPAEQRVANLVLQDPSRASARTITELARAAGTSETTVIRFCKVLGLPGYPELRLRLAAESARESARDGVRGRAVGSDIGPSDSMEQIVEKVAFADARAVEDTAGQLDIDVLEKVVDALAEASRIELFGVGASAFVALDFQQKLHRIGRLAFAWADTHVALASAALLTKGDVAVGISHTGVTSDTIDVLREARKHGATTVALTNFPRSPIASVADYVLTTAARETTFRSGATASRIAQLTVVDCLFVGVARRHYDSTLRALEATYDAITGRRVSASRGRR, from the coding sequence ATGGCCAAGAAGTCGAAGGATCCTGAAGCCGACCCGATCGCCGAAGGCGTCGTCGTGCGAATCCGCGCCGTGGCGCCCTCGTTGTCGCCCGCCGAGCAACGCGTGGCGAACCTCGTCCTGCAAGACCCGTCCCGGGCGTCGGCGCGCACGATCACCGAGCTGGCTCGCGCCGCCGGCACCTCTGAGACCACGGTGATCAGGTTCTGCAAGGTCCTCGGACTTCCTGGCTACCCAGAGCTGCGGCTCCGGCTGGCAGCGGAGTCGGCGCGCGAGTCAGCCCGCGACGGCGTCCGCGGCCGTGCCGTCGGGAGCGACATCGGGCCCAGCGACTCGATGGAGCAGATCGTCGAGAAGGTGGCGTTCGCCGACGCCCGCGCGGTCGAGGACACCGCGGGGCAGCTCGACATCGACGTCCTCGAGAAGGTCGTGGATGCGCTCGCCGAGGCGTCGCGCATCGAGCTGTTCGGCGTGGGTGCGAGCGCGTTCGTCGCTCTCGACTTCCAACAGAAGCTGCACCGCATCGGCAGATTGGCGTTCGCCTGGGCGGACACGCACGTCGCACTGGCCAGCGCCGCCTTGCTCACCAAGGGTGACGTGGCGGTCGGTATCTCCCACACGGGCGTCACGTCGGACACGATCGACGTCCTCCGCGAGGCGCGCAAGCACGGCGCGACGACGGTCGCGCTCACGAACTTCCCTCGATCCCCGATCGCCTCGGTCGCCGACTACGTGCTCACCACCGCCGCCCGCGAGACGACGTTCCGGTCGGGTGCCACCGCCAGCCGCATCGCTCAGCTGACCGTCGTGGACTGCCTGTTCGTCGGTGTCGCCAGGAGGCACTACGACAGCACCCTTCGAGCGTTGGAGGCGACGTACGACGCGATCACTGGACGCCGTGTGTCGGCCTCCCGCGGGCGGCGATGA
- the murQ gene encoding N-acetylmuramic acid 6-phosphate etherase, with protein sequence MTSETVGAGTSAESDDKAVVVVASPTEERNPRSVDIDRLPTLEILRLINDEDHRVPGAVREVLEPIAQAVDLAVEALRKGRRVHYVGAGTSGRLGMLDAAELPPTFAVPSDWFVTHAAGGPAAFLRAVEDAEDDAAAGARELAEAVQPGDVVVGLAASGRTPYVVGALRAAREHGAATVLVTANPKAPLGREVDVFIPVDTGPEVVAGSTRMKAGTAQKLVLNAFSTAVMVRLGRTYSNLMVDLLATNAKLRGRMLGILKEATGLSEEECRQALAEAGGELKTALVAVLAGVTPERAREALAEAEGHVHAALAALR encoded by the coding sequence ATGACGTCGGAAACGGTCGGCGCGGGTACCTCCGCGGAGTCTGACGACAAGGCGGTCGTCGTGGTCGCCTCGCCCACCGAGGAACGCAACCCGCGCAGCGTCGACATCGATCGCCTGCCGACGTTGGAGATCCTTCGACTGATCAACGACGAAGACCATCGCGTGCCCGGGGCGGTCCGCGAGGTGCTGGAGCCGATCGCGCAGGCCGTCGACCTGGCCGTCGAGGCGCTGCGCAAGGGCCGCCGCGTCCACTACGTGGGTGCCGGCACCTCGGGTCGGCTCGGGATGCTGGACGCCGCCGAGCTGCCGCCCACGTTCGCCGTGCCGAGTGACTGGTTCGTCACGCACGCGGCCGGTGGCCCGGCGGCGTTCCTCCGGGCGGTCGAGGACGCTGAGGACGACGCCGCCGCCGGCGCGCGGGAGCTCGCCGAGGCGGTTCAGCCGGGGGACGTCGTGGTCGGCCTCGCGGCGAGCGGCCGGACACCCTACGTCGTCGGAGCGCTCCGAGCCGCCCGTGAGCACGGCGCGGCCACGGTCCTGGTCACCGCCAACCCCAAGGCGCCACTCGGCCGCGAGGTGGACGTCTTCATCCCCGTCGACACCGGCCCCGAGGTGGTCGCGGGCTCGACCCGCATGAAGGCGGGAACCGCGCAGAAGCTCGTGCTGAACGCCTTCTCCACGGCGGTGATGGTGCGGCTGGGCCGCACCTACTCGAACCTCATGGTCGACTTGCTGGCGACCAACGCGAAGCTCCGCGGGCGGATGCTCGGCATCCTCAAGGAGGCGACCGGGCTGTCCGAGGAGGAGTGCCGCCAGGCGCTCGCCGAGGCGGGTGGGGAGCTGAAGACCGCGCTCGTCGCGGTCCTTGCCGGGGTCACGCCGGAGCGAGCCCGAGAGGCGCTCGCCGAGGCGGAGGGCCACGTCCACGCGGCGCTCGCCGCGCTGCGCTGA
- a CDS encoding Ku protein, whose amino-acid sequence MPGRIARRAAFVAEVPMQAIWKGSVSFGLVSIPVKVYAATQEKDISFRQVHAADGGRIRYRRVCEVDGEEVPYSDIAKGYELPDGGMVILTSDDFAQLPLPSRHVVEVLEFVPEEQVDPIYVSRSYYLQPDGPATKPYVLLRDALRNSGQTAVVKVALRNRESLALLRPKDDVLVLQTMLWPDEVRDASFAAPQEDVEVRPQEIAMAESYIQTLQTDFDPTRYHDDYRAALEELIAAKTAGREVEAPAAAPPGGEVVDLMAALQASVEEARRARGETGGKAGGRPSATKKTPKKAAAKPSKKQAGKKTAKKTAAKKSAGKKAARKSA is encoded by the coding sequence ATGCCAGGGCGCATCGCTCGTCGCGCCGCCTTTGTCGCGGAGGTCCCCATGCAGGCGATATGGAAGGGCTCGGTCTCGTTCGGGCTCGTCTCGATACCGGTCAAGGTCTACGCCGCGACACAGGAAAAGGACATCTCCTTTCGTCAGGTGCACGCGGCCGATGGAGGACGAATCCGCTATCGCCGGGTCTGCGAGGTAGACGGGGAGGAAGTTCCCTACTCCGACATCGCCAAGGGGTATGAGCTGCCCGACGGCGGGATGGTCATCCTGACGTCCGACGATTTCGCCCAGCTGCCGCTGCCGAGCCGGCACGTCGTCGAGGTCTTGGAGTTCGTGCCGGAGGAGCAGGTCGACCCCATCTACGTGTCGCGCAGTTACTACCTGCAGCCGGACGGCCCCGCGACCAAGCCGTACGTCCTGCTCCGGGACGCGTTGCGGAACTCCGGTCAGACCGCGGTTGTCAAGGTTGCGTTGCGTAACCGCGAGTCGCTGGCGTTGCTTCGTCCCAAGGACGACGTCCTGGTCCTGCAGACGATGCTGTGGCCCGACGAGGTCCGCGACGCCTCCTTCGCGGCTCCGCAGGAGGACGTGGAGGTTCGGCCACAGGAGATCGCGATGGCCGAGTCCTACATCCAGACCTTGCAGACCGACTTCGATCCCACCCGGTACCACGACGACTATCGCGCCGCGCTGGAGGAGCTCATCGCGGCCAAGACCGCTGGCCGGGAGGTGGAGGCGCCGGCCGCCGCGCCACCGGGAGGCGAGGTGGTCGATCTCATGGCCGCTCTGCAAGCGAGCGTGGAGGAGGCCCGGCGCGCCCGAGGGGAGACCGGGGGCAAGGCCGGTGGCCGACCGAGCGCGACGAAGAAGACGCCCAAGAAGGCGGCCGCCAAGCCCAGCAAGAAGCAAGCGGGGAAGAAGACCGCGAAGAAGACGGCCGCGAAGAAGAGCGCTGGGAAGAAGGCCGCTCGCAAGTCAGCGTGA
- the pruA gene encoding L-glutamate gamma-semialdehyde dehydrogenase, whose protein sequence is MDAITQVPTPANEPVRTYAPGSPERASLERRLAEIAAEHVDLTATIGGVQRPGGGTPLPVVMPHDHRKVLGTLRHATEQDAEDAIKAALEAAPAWRSMSFDDRAAIFLRAADLAAGPWRDTLNAATMLGQSKSVHQAEIDAACELVDFLRFNVHFARQILAEQPLSVPGVWNRVDYRPLEGFVYAITPFNFTAIAANLPTAPALLGNVVLWKPSPTQTLAAYYTMRMLEAAGLPPGVINFLPGDGIAVSNVALAHPELAGIHFTGSTTTFRHLWQRVGENLATYRSYPRIVGETGGKDFVVAHGSADPAVLKTALIRGAFEYQGQKCSAASRAYIARSVWDRVVDDLVAETESLPMGDVADLSTFMGAVIDERAFAKNAAALDRAKATDSVSILTGGTYDDTVGYFVTPTILLGEDPTDEMFRTEYFGPILSVYVFDDGDYDQVLRQMESVAPYALTGSVIAEDRRAIVEAMEVLRYSAGNFYINDKPTGSIVGQQPFGGSRASGTNDKAGSIWNLMRWVSPRSIKETFVPPTDYRYPHMG, encoded by the coding sequence ATGGATGCCATCACCCAGGTACCGACCCCGGCGAACGAGCCGGTGCGGACCTATGCCCCCGGCAGCCCCGAACGGGCCAGCCTGGAACGTCGGCTCGCCGAGATCGCCGCGGAGCACGTGGATCTGACCGCGACGATCGGAGGCGTCCAACGACCCGGTGGCGGCACTCCGCTACCGGTCGTCATGCCGCACGACCACCGCAAGGTCCTCGGCACGCTCCGGCACGCCACCGAGCAGGACGCCGAGGACGCCATCAAGGCCGCTCTCGAGGCGGCCCCGGCCTGGCGGTCGATGTCGTTCGACGACCGAGCCGCGATCTTCTTGCGTGCGGCAGACCTGGCCGCCGGGCCGTGGCGCGACACCCTCAACGCCGCCACCATGCTGGGCCAGAGCAAGAGCGTCCACCAGGCCGAGATCGACGCCGCCTGTGAGCTGGTGGACTTCCTGCGGTTCAACGTCCACTTCGCTCGACAGATCCTGGCCGAGCAGCCGCTGTCCGTGCCAGGCGTCTGGAACCGGGTCGACTATCGGCCACTGGAGGGTTTCGTCTACGCGATCACGCCGTTCAACTTCACCGCGATCGCGGCGAACCTGCCCACCGCCCCCGCGCTGTTGGGCAACGTCGTGCTGTGGAAGCCCTCGCCGACACAGACGCTGGCCGCGTACTACACGATGCGCATGCTCGAGGCCGCGGGACTCCCGCCCGGTGTCATCAACTTCCTGCCCGGTGATGGGATCGCGGTCTCCAACGTCGCGCTCGCCCACCCCGAGCTCGCCGGCATCCACTTCACCGGGTCCACCACGACCTTCCGCCACCTGTGGCAGCGCGTCGGTGAGAACCTCGCGACCTATCGCAGCTATCCGCGGATCGTCGGCGAGACCGGCGGCAAGGACTTCGTGGTCGCCCACGGCTCGGCTGACCCCGCCGTGCTCAAGACCGCCTTGATCCGAGGTGCCTTCGAGTACCAGGGCCAGAAGTGCTCGGCGGCCTCGCGTGCGTACATCGCCCGCAGCGTGTGGGATCGGGTGGTCGACGACCTCGTCGCCGAGACCGAGTCCCTACCGATGGGTGACGTGGCCGACCTGTCGACCTTCATGGGCGCCGTCATCGACGAGCGAGCGTTCGCCAAGAACGCTGCCGCGCTCGACCGCGCGAAGGCCACCGACTCGGTGAGCATCCTCACCGGTGGCACCTACGACGACACGGTCGGGTACTTCGTCACGCCGACGATTCTGCTCGGCGAGGACCCCACCGACGAGATGTTCCGCACGGAGTACTTCGGTCCGATCCTGTCGGTCTACGTCTTCGACGACGGTGACTACGACCAGGTGCTCCGGCAGATGGAATCCGTCGCTCCTTACGCACTCACCGGCTCGGTGATCGCCGAGGACCGGCGAGCCATCGTCGAGGCCATGGAGGTCCTGCGCTACTCGGCGGGCAACTTCTACATCAACGACAAGCCGACCGGATCGATCGTCGGTCAGCAGCCGTTCGGCGGGTCGCGGGCGAGCGGAACCAACGACAAAGCCGGCTCGATCTGGAACCTCATGCGGTGGGTCAGCCCACGCTCCATCAAGGAGACGTTCGTCCCACCGACCGACTACCGCTACCCGCACATGGGGTAG
- a CDS encoding DUF2505 domain-containing protein, with the protein MDLHRETRYPADPTAVYAMLTDEDFLRRRAQAAHALRHDVKVEPTGGGHRTRLHQFLPAEVPDFVRKLVGDEIELTEVIAWEAAEPDGSRRAEVRVDVASAPVTLRGTIRLVPDSAGTRQILDAELKASVPLIGKKIEEAAAPAVAAGLTGMEELGRQWLAEHR; encoded by the coding sequence ATGGACCTTCATCGGGAAACCCGCTACCCCGCCGATCCGACCGCCGTCTACGCGATGCTGACCGACGAGGACTTCCTCCGCCGACGGGCCCAAGCGGCGCACGCCCTGCGGCACGACGTCAAGGTCGAGCCGACCGGCGGAGGCCACCGGACGCGTCTGCACCAGTTCCTGCCGGCCGAAGTGCCCGACTTCGTCCGCAAGCTCGTCGGTGACGAGATCGAGCTGACCGAGGTGATCGCCTGGGAGGCCGCTGAACCCGACGGCTCCCGCCGTGCCGAGGTGCGTGTCGACGTCGCGAGCGCACCGGTCACCTTGCGCGGCACGATCCGGCTGGTGCCGGACTCCGCGGGGACGCGGCAGATCCTCGACGCCGAGCTGAAGGCCTCGGTGCCGCTCATCGGCAAGAAGATCGAGGAGGCCGCCGCCCCTGCCGTCGCCGCTGGCCTGACCGGTATGGAGGAGCTGGGCCGCCAGTGGCTCGCCGAGCACCGGTGA